CTTGCTTAAATCAGCAATAGAACGAAAAATTGATACTATCCATATTCCTGCGAACTGTCTTGATGTGCTTGCCCAACAGATATATGGTATTGTCATCACGCAATGGATTAAGCACGAGGATCTCTATCTTTTAATCAAACGATCATACCATTATCGCAATCTTTCTCGTGAAGATTTTCAGGACGTCATTGATTATCTTGCAGGGAAGTATGTCTCTCTTGAACAGCGACATATCTATGCCAAGATATTTGTTGACGAAGAAACAAGGATGATCAGAAAACGGGGAAAACTTGCCAGAATGCTGTATATGACCAATGTAGGAACCATTCCTGATGAAATAGCAGTTACGGTTAAGGTTGGAGAACAGGTTGTTGGAAGCATCGAAGAGGCATTTCTTGAACGTCTGCATCGTGGAGATATCTTTGTGCTTGGTGGTGATACCTACCAATTTTTGTTTGCCCGTGGTATGGTCGCTCAGGTCGCAACATCAGCAGGCAGGCCTCCTACGGTTCCTTCCTGGTTCTCTGAAATGCTACCCCTTTCCTTTGACCTTGCCATGGATATCGGAAGGTTCAGAAGATTAATGGATGAGCATTTTCGAAAAAAGGAATCATCAACAGAAATACTGGAATTCATCAAAGACTATCTCTATGCTGAAGGAAATGCTGCTGAAGCCATCTATGAGTACTTCTTGGACCAATTTCAATACGCCATTCTCCCTCATGACAAACGTCTGGTCATTGAACAATATAAGGATGAGCAACAAAAAACCTATGTTGTTTTCCACGCATTATGGGGCAGACGCGTTAATGACTGCTTAAGTCGGGCAATTGCCTATATTCTCTCACGGCTCCATCACTTTGATGTTGAAGTAGGTATTAGTGATAATGGATTCTACCTTACTGCAAAAAAACCGCTCAAGATAAAAGAAGCCCTTAAGATCTTACGATCATCAAAACTGGACATGCTCATGGAGCTTGCCATTGAACATACCGAAGTTCTTAAACGTAGATTCCGTCATTGTGCAACACGCTCTCTGATGATTTTACGAACCTACAAAGGTCATACCAAACGAGTGGGGAGACAACAGGTAAGTTCTATGATCCTGATGAGCGCAGTAAAGCGCATCAGCCCACAGTTTTCAGTCTTAAAAGAGGCACGACGTGAGGTAGTAGAGGATCTCATGGACATTGCCAATGCACGAAAGGTAGTAGAGGCAATAGAGAAAGGCGAGATCACGATACATGAAATTTCTACAAATGTTCCCTCTCCCTTTGCCTTTATGCTGGTGTTGCAGGGCTACTTGGATATGGTACGTATCGAAGACAAACAAGCATTTCTCCGAAGAATGCACCAATTTGTCAAGGCAAAGATAGCACTTAAAGGATAAAAGAAATTCAAGAGAAAGTCATCTTCATGACAATTCCAACCGATGTACAATGTAGCTTTGCTACAATGCAATCAGTTTTCTGCAGTAATGGCAGGTGATAGCTTGCATTCCTTTGAAATACTCAAGTCTAAGTTCAAACTTACAACAGGGACAAACCACCTTTTTCTCGATCATGCCTGACATTGTGCCGGACATTGCAGTAACCACCCGTGAAAGCTCTGTTTTTATTTTATAAGGAATATTTAAAGTTTGCGAAAGCCTTAAAAGGAAGTAATTGAAAGAGATAGCATCAACCGTGAGGTGAGGCCATGGCAACCTGTGACTGTTCCAAAGTCAAGATTAACGATGCTGCATGGGAGATGAAAGAGCATCACTGGAATAACCTTTTTTTCTATCGGAAAACAATGCCCTTGTTTTTACATATTCCCTTTACTATCGGAGAAACAATTGATACTACGATTGGCGAGCTCCAACAAAAAAAATACACCCTCATTCAACCGCCCATGATCATCCAAAAAGACGGATGGTTCAAAGGAGAAATTCTCGTAGGCATCAAACAACCCAAACAAAGAAATGATCCAAATGTTGTTGTGTTCAAGAATAAGACCATTATTTCGCAAGTGTGTACAGAACCCTGGAAAAAGCTAGGAAAGGCCACAAAGACAGTCATTGACAGCCTTGAAGATAAAAAAGCAAGAGCTGTCTACTTCTGGTACCTGACTTGCCCTATATGTGTTAA
The window above is part of the Candidatus Woesearchaeota archaeon genome. Proteins encoded here:
- a CDS encoding ATP-dependent helicase — translated: MAPKPEEDSSAIAFQTQKYGDEEIYHILNPLVKQWFEKKFTSFALPQQYGIIPIHSRKNILVSAPTGSGKTLTAFLAILNELVDSAQKGILTNKVYCVYCSPLKALNYDIQVNLIEPLKEMEAIYGDSLGVRVGVRTGDTSLKERAAMAKKPPHILITTPESLAILLTSRKFSLYLHDVAWCIIDEVHALAENKRGVHLSLSLEMLQQLSSHMTRIGLSATVHPLEEIAKCVVGLADPEQKIYRPCNIIDVQFLKKLEMKVIAPTKSLIDVEHWTLHNKMYEIMDALIQQHKTTLIFTNTRSATERVVHHLKEKFPQQYTENIGAHHGSLSAEHRRRIEQHLREGKLKVVVSSTSLELGIDIGSIDLVILLGSPKTVARALQRIGRSGHRLHDLTKGRIIVLDRDDLVECSVLLKSAIERKIDTIHIPANCLDVLAQQIYGIVITQWIKHEDLYLLIKRSYHYRNLSREDFQDVIDYLAGKYVSLEQRHIYAKIFVDEETRMIRKRGKLARMLYMTNVGTIPDEIAVTVKVGEQVVGSIEEAFLERLHRGDIFVLGGDTYQFLFARGMVAQVATSAGRPPTVPSWFSEMLPLSFDLAMDIGRFRRLMDEHFRKKESSTEILEFIKDYLYAEGNAAEAIYEYFLDQFQYAILPHDKRLVIEQYKDEQQKTYVVFHALWGRRVNDCLSRAIAYILSRLHHFDVEVGISDNGFYLTAKKPLKIKEALKILRSSKLDMLMELAIEHTEVLKRRFRHCATRSLMILRTYKGHTKRVGRQQVSSMILMSAVKRISPQFSVLKEARREVVEDLMDIANARKVVEAIEKGEITIHEISTNVPSPFAFMLVLQGYLDMVRIEDKQAFLRRMHQFVKAKIALKG